Genomic DNA from Mycolicibacterium helvum:
TCCCCGGCCCGGATGGGGCGGTGAAACCAGATCGACGAATCCGTGGTGGCGGTGCGGTGGCTGCGGTCGGTCATCGTGTGGCCGTGTACCTGCAGCACCGGGTCGATGCCGTAGATGTCGGTGATGTACACCGCAGCGCACTGCGCTAACCACGGCTTGCCGTCCAGCGGCACCGTGACCCGCCACCACAGCCGGCGGACGAATTCTCCTGTGCTCCAGTCGTCCTCGTAGCGGATGTCGATCTCGTCGAGCGGTAGCGACGGGGCCGGGCCGATCGGGCCGGTGGCGGGCAGCTGTTCGGGATCGTGTGGTGTCGTTGCATGCACGGCGTGCTCGGGCCCGTCGGCCGCGGCCGAGAACGAGACGGTCGCCGTGGTGAGCAGCCGGCCCTCCTGGCGGGCCAGCACCCGGCGCGAGGCGGCGGTGCGCCCTTCGTAGACACGGTCGACCTCGTAGTGCACCGGCGCGCCCGCGTCACCGCCGCGCAGAAATTGCACGTGCAGGCTCGTCGGGGTCTTGTCGGCGT
This window encodes:
- a CDS encoding acyl-CoA thioesterase; amino-acid sequence: MSVLARLLDVTASGADSFVGAESGPAEKRAYGGHLAAQAMAAACHTVDADKTPTSLHVQFLRGGDAGAPVHYEVDRVYEGRTAASRRVLARQEGRLLTTATVSFSAAADGPEHAVHATTPHDPEQLPATGPIGPAPSLPLDEIDIRYEDDWSTGEFVRRLWWRVTVPLDGKPWLAQCAAVYITDIYGIDPVLQVHGHTMTDRSHRTATTDSSIWFHRPIRAGEWNLLESRSPAAARGRGLVTLNLYDAEKVRTATLVQEGLAILRSVPRP